In a genomic window of Arthrobacter woluwensis:
- a CDS encoding ABC transporter substrate-binding protein, which produces MPQPQMPAGSVVAPRRTVLKSFALGAAGLAGVPLLAACTGGSGPSGGGSAATTFTLGSSLSDEVPKKALADTLAAFQKKAGKSATINTVPHNDFQNKINSYLQGSPDDAFTWFAGYRMQYYAGKGLLAPIDDVWSKIGGNYSDALKKASTGPDGKMYFIPNYNYPWGFFYRKSVWAAKGYEVPTTFDQLKTLCAKMKSDGIIPIGFADKDGWPAMGTFDYLNLRLNGYQFHVDLCAHKESWDQKKVSDVFDTWKALLPYQDPGALGQTWQDAAKALAGQKTGMYLLGSFVTQQFTDPAVLKDIDFFPFPEVAVEGQEAVEAPIDGFLLSKKGGDNQAAKDFLEFMGAPEGQDAYYKGDPSNIQTAKGSDQSSFTALNKKCADVIGQAKSITQFFDRDALPAMANNVMIPALQAFLKDGTVDVKNLESQAKALYSAQ; this is translated from the coding sequence ATGCCACAGCCTCAGATGCCGGCCGGCAGCGTAGTCGCCCCGCGTCGCACCGTTCTCAAATCCTTCGCTCTCGGCGCGGCCGGCCTCGCCGGCGTTCCGCTGCTCGCGGCGTGCACCGGCGGCTCCGGCCCCTCCGGTGGCGGCTCCGCGGCCACCACGTTCACCCTGGGTTCGAGTCTTTCCGACGAGGTGCCGAAGAAGGCCCTTGCCGACACGCTCGCCGCCTTCCAGAAGAAGGCCGGCAAGTCCGCCACCATCAACACCGTTCCCCACAACGATTTCCAGAACAAGATCAACTCGTACCTGCAAGGGTCCCCGGACGACGCCTTCACCTGGTTCGCCGGCTACCGCATGCAGTACTACGCGGGCAAGGGACTTCTGGCGCCCATCGACGACGTCTGGTCCAAGATCGGGGGCAACTACTCGGACGCCCTCAAGAAGGCCTCCACCGGCCCCGACGGCAAGATGTACTTCATCCCGAACTACAACTATCCCTGGGGCTTCTTCTACCGGAAGAGCGTCTGGGCGGCCAAGGGCTACGAAGTCCCCACCACGTTCGACCAGCTCAAGACCCTGTGCGCCAAGATGAAGAGCGACGGCATCATCCCGATCGGCTTCGCCGACAAGGACGGCTGGCCGGCGATGGGCACCTTCGACTACCTGAACCTGCGGCTCAACGGCTACCAGTTCCATGTGGATCTCTGCGCCCACAAGGAATCGTGGGACCAGAAGAAGGTCAGCGACGTCTTCGACACCTGGAAGGCCCTTCTGCCCTACCAGGATCCGGGCGCACTCGGCCAGACCTGGCAGGACGCCGCCAAGGCTCTCGCAGGCCAGAAGACCGGTATGTACCTGCTCGGTTCCTTCGTGACGCAGCAGTTCACCGATCCAGCCGTGCTCAAGGACATCGACTTCTTCCCGTTCCCCGAAGTGGCGGTCGAAGGCCAGGAGGCAGTGGAGGCTCCGATCGACGGGTTCCTGCTGTCCAAGAAGGGCGGCGACAACCAGGCGGCCAAGGACTTCCTGGAATTCATGGGCGCCCCGGAGGGCCAGGACGCCTACTACAAGGGCGACCCCTCCAACATTCAGACCGCGAAGGGCTCCGATCAGAGCAGCTTCACCGCCCTGAACAAGAAGTGCGCGGACGTCATCGGCCAGGCGAAGTCCATCACGCAGTTCTTCGACCGCGACGCCCTCCCGGCGATGGCCAACAACGTCATGATCCCGGCGCTCCAGGCCTTCCTCAAGGACGGCACCGTCGACGTCAAGAATCTCGAGTCCCAGGCCAAGGCCCTTTACTCGGCCCAGTAG
- a CDS encoding carbohydrate ABC transporter permease, whose translation MTTSSTASRTGGGPAPRKGPGRKRPGRVRRLSRRDVLVLSAMVAIPTLIQLVFVWLPTLFSIGLSFIKWNGLDFADMKPAGVDNYRFILQDYPPFWPAIQHNVLWLVFLAVIATPIGLLLAVLLDQNIRGTRIYQSIFFGPVMLSLALVGIIWQLFYQRDNGLLNFLLGTAGTPQAVDWFGDSSVNIWAALIAATWRHAGYVMLLYLAGLKGVDPTLREAAAIDGANSFQTFFRVVFPAMKPVNIVIVVITIIESLRAFDVVYVINRGTNGLELLSALVIQNLVGEGQVLGVGSALATVLLVVSLVPIVFYLTRTFGKDSRS comes from the coding sequence ATGACCACCTCTTCCACCGCCTCCCGGACGGGCGGCGGCCCCGCACCCCGGAAGGGCCCGGGCCGGAAGCGCCCGGGCCGCGTCCGCCGGCTCAGCAGACGCGATGTGCTCGTCCTGAGCGCCATGGTCGCCATCCCGACCCTCATCCAACTGGTCTTCGTCTGGCTGCCGACCCTCTTCTCCATCGGGCTCAGCTTCATCAAATGGAACGGCCTGGACTTCGCGGACATGAAACCCGCGGGCGTGGACAATTACCGCTTCATCCTGCAGGACTATCCGCCCTTCTGGCCCGCCATCCAGCACAACGTCCTCTGGCTCGTGTTCCTGGCCGTCATCGCCACCCCGATCGGCCTGCTCCTCGCGGTCCTGCTGGACCAGAACATCCGCGGGACCCGGATTTACCAGAGCATCTTCTTCGGGCCTGTCATGCTCTCGCTCGCGCTGGTCGGCATCATCTGGCAGCTCTTCTACCAGCGGGACAACGGCCTGCTGAACTTCCTCCTCGGCACCGCGGGGACCCCGCAGGCGGTCGACTGGTTCGGGGACTCCTCGGTCAACATCTGGGCCGCGCTGATCGCCGCCACCTGGCGCCACGCCGGCTACGTCATGCTGCTCTATTTAGCCGGTCTCAAGGGCGTGGACCCCACGCTCCGTGAGGCGGCCGCCATCGACGGCGCGAACAGCTTCCAGACCTTCTTCCGCGTGGTGTTCCCGGCGATGAAGCCCGTGAACATCGTGATCGTGGTCATCACCATCATCGAATCCCTCCGCGCGTTCGACGTCGTCTACGTGATCAACCGCGGCACGAACGGCCTGGAGCTCCTCTCTGCGCTGGTCATCCAGAACCTGGTCGGCGAAGGACAGGTCCTCGGGGTCGGGTCGGCACTGGCCACTGTCCTCCTGGTGGTCTCCCTCGTCCCGATCGTCTTCTATCTCACCCGCACCTTCGGAAAGGACAGCAGATCGTGA
- a CDS encoding carbohydrate ABC transporter permease, which produces MSSTTAPRTRSAGRQAGVAVAHDAVQRGSKRKRHYGTHLFLVVMAVMWLVPLGWALYTALRPSWATNQYGYFSVQGPFNFDNFVQAWTQGGFSKYFWNSVIITVPAVLLTLFLASLMAFAVSRVNWKFNITLLIMFTAGNLLPPQVLAAPLFLMMKHFQVPYAVSDSGNMLNTYFSVIAVNTAFQIGFCTFVLSNYMKALSPDLTEAALVDGAGLWRQYWEIIMPLCRPAFAALGTLEVIFIYNDFFWPLLFIQNGDRLPVTTAINNLQGQFFNDYNLLAAGAVITVIPTLVIYLLLQRQFVAGLTLGSSKG; this is translated from the coding sequence GTGAGCAGCACCACCGCACCCCGCACCCGCAGCGCCGGGCGACAGGCCGGCGTCGCCGTCGCGCACGACGCCGTGCAGCGGGGCTCCAAGCGCAAGCGCCACTATGGGACGCACCTCTTCCTCGTGGTGATGGCCGTGATGTGGCTGGTGCCGCTCGGCTGGGCGCTGTACACCGCCCTCCGGCCGAGCTGGGCGACCAATCAGTACGGGTACTTCAGCGTCCAGGGCCCTTTCAACTTCGACAACTTCGTGCAGGCGTGGACCCAGGGCGGGTTCTCCAAGTACTTCTGGAACTCGGTGATCATCACGGTGCCGGCCGTGCTCCTGACGCTGTTCCTCGCCTCGCTCATGGCGTTCGCCGTCAGTCGTGTGAACTGGAAGTTCAACATCACCCTGCTGATCATGTTCACCGCCGGCAACTTGCTGCCGCCCCAGGTGCTCGCCGCACCGCTGTTCCTGATGATGAAGCACTTCCAGGTGCCGTACGCCGTCAGCGACTCCGGCAACATGCTCAACACCTACTTCTCCGTGATCGCCGTGAACACGGCCTTCCAGATCGGCTTCTGCACCTTCGTCCTGTCGAACTACATGAAGGCGCTCTCCCCCGACCTCACGGAGGCGGCGCTCGTGGACGGGGCCGGACTGTGGCGGCAGTACTGGGAGATCATCATGCCGCTCTGCCGTCCGGCCTTCGCCGCGCTCGGCACCCTGGAAGTCATCTTCATCTACAACGACTTCTTCTGGCCGCTGCTCTTCATCCAGAACGGCGACCGGCTTCCGGTCACGACGGCGATCAACAACCTCCAAGGCCAGTTCTTCAACGACTACAACCTCCTGGCGGCCGGTGCGGTGATCACGGTGATCCCCACCCTGGTCATCTACCTCCTGCTGCAACGGCAGTTCGTCGCGGGCCTCACCCTCGGGTCCAGCAAGGGGTGA
- a CDS encoding DeoR/GlpR family DNA-binding transcription regulator, whose translation MLQAARHQAILEMVQKERIVKVSDLADALKVSAMTVRRDIEALSDTGLLERIHGGAKILGDAGTHEPGFELKSTQFTAEKQAIAAVAAGSVSEGMAVGLSAGTTTWALAQELVKGPAITVVTNSIRTAEIFYRSTVVNPKTEVILIGGQRTASDALVGPVATQALKSMNLDVTFLGVHGMDPQAGFSTPNVLEAETDRAFLASSRKLVVVADHSKWGIQGISSIAALEDADELVTDPGLGQKAQAILAESVRRLRIAPLAPAS comes from the coding sequence ATGCTGCAAGCCGCCCGGCATCAGGCCATCCTGGAGATGGTTCAGAAGGAACGCATCGTCAAGGTCTCCGATCTCGCCGACGCCCTCAAAGTCTCCGCCATGACGGTCCGCCGTGACATCGAAGCCCTCAGCGACACGGGCCTGCTGGAGCGGATCCACGGCGGCGCCAAGATCCTGGGCGACGCCGGAACCCACGAACCGGGTTTCGAACTGAAGTCCACGCAGTTCACGGCGGAGAAGCAGGCCATCGCGGCCGTCGCCGCGGGCTCCGTCTCCGAGGGCATGGCGGTCGGGCTCAGCGCCGGGACCACCACCTGGGCGCTCGCCCAGGAACTGGTCAAGGGTCCGGCGATCACGGTGGTCACCAACTCCATCCGCACCGCGGAGATCTTCTACCGCTCCACCGTGGTCAACCCGAAGACCGAAGTCATCCTCATCGGCGGCCAGCGCACGGCGTCGGACGCCCTCGTGGGGCCGGTCGCCACCCAGGCCCTGAAGAGCATGAACCTGGATGTCACCTTCCTCGGCGTGCACGGCATGGATCCGCAGGCCGGATTCAGCACGCCGAACGTCCTGGAGGCCGAGACGGACCGCGCGTTCCTGGCGTCCAGCCGCAAACTCGTCGTGGTGGCCGACCACTCCAAATGGGGCATCCAGGGCATCAGCAGCATCGCGGCCCTCGAGGACGCGGATGAGCTCGTGACCGACCCCGGGCTGGGACAGAAGGCTCAGGCGATCCTCGCCGAAAGCGTCCGCCGTCTCCGCATCGCACCCCTCGCGCCGGCTTCCTGA
- the aroQ gene encoding type II 3-dehydroquinate dehydratase, giving the protein MTESAADTPVRKTILVLNGPNLNLLGTREPEKYGQATLADVEYLCETAAARHGLEIRAFQSNHEGALVDAIHEARHDALGIVINAGAYTHTSVALRDAISAVALPAVEVHITNVHRREEFRHHSYLSGVCEAVIAGAGVLGYRFAIDYLAERDA; this is encoded by the coding sequence ATGACCGAGTCCGCAGCCGACACCCCCGTCCGCAAGACCATCCTGGTTCTCAACGGCCCCAATCTGAACCTTCTGGGCACCCGCGAGCCGGAGAAGTACGGGCAGGCCACGCTAGCCGACGTCGAGTACCTCTGCGAGACGGCCGCGGCACGGCATGGCCTGGAAATCCGGGCGTTCCAGTCGAACCACGAGGGCGCCCTGGTGGACGCGATCCACGAGGCCCGGCATGACGCGCTCGGCATCGTGATCAACGCGGGCGCCTACACGCACACGTCCGTCGCGCTGCGGGACGCGATCTCCGCCGTCGCGCTCCCCGCCGTCGAGGTGCACATCACCAACGTCCACCGGCGCGAGGAATTCCGGCACCACTCGTACCTCTCCGGGGTGTGTGAGGCGGTCATCGCCGGCGCGGGCGTGCTGGGTTACCGTTTCGCCATCGACTACCTGGCCGAGCGGGACGCCTGA
- a CDS encoding NUDIX hydrolase, producing MTLLDSALHAVSTWKPLSPSEEAEQAEFLAALDQGADVLSRRPLPSHLTASAFIVDAEHDHVLLVFHGKGKFWVQPGGHLESEDAGILEAALREATEETGLRPEQLSGLRVVDLDHHQLSGAFGHCRSHLDVGVAMITDGTPEPTSSEESEDVRWFPVNDLPEDAVHGLGSRLADVLERLRQV from the coding sequence GTGACCCTCCTCGACTCCGCGCTGCACGCCGTCTCCACCTGGAAGCCCCTGTCGCCTTCCGAGGAGGCGGAACAGGCCGAATTCCTGGCGGCCCTGGATCAGGGCGCCGACGTGCTGTCCCGGCGTCCCCTGCCGTCACATCTGACGGCCAGCGCCTTCATCGTCGACGCCGAGCACGACCACGTCCTGCTGGTGTTCCACGGCAAAGGCAAGTTCTGGGTGCAGCCCGGCGGGCACCTGGAGAGCGAGGACGCCGGCATCCTGGAGGCGGCCCTCCGCGAGGCCACGGAGGAGACCGGGCTCCGGCCCGAGCAGCTGAGCGGACTCCGAGTCGTGGACCTGGACCATCACCAGCTGTCCGGGGCATTCGGGCACTGCCGGTCCCACCTGGATGTCGGCGTCGCGATGATCACGGACGGCACGCCCGAACCCACCTCGAGCGAGGAGTCCGAGGACGTGCGGTGGTTCCCCGTCAACGACCTCCCCGAGGACGCCGTGCACGGCTTGGGTTCCCGGCTCGCGGACGTTCTGGAGCGCCTGCGTCAGGTTTGA
- a CDS encoding MarP family serine protease, whose translation MFGLTVLDLVLLVTLISYAIYGFRNGFLVTVGGIVGFALGAVAAFFAMPLVSSLVSDAKWRLTAVVVTAVVLVVLGNSLGASVGHRIRSARAVRSLRGLDRLAGAAASVVMTALVMSLLSFGLNSMGVPVISQQVAGSRVIRFIDGATPAPVQGAMAQLRSSLMGEGIPKIIDSAAPLLTGPAPVGSADTPELKNAAQSVLKITGTAFQCGQNQTGTGFVVSSERVVTNAHVVAGVSEPVVESPDGSALAARVVYFDPQRDLAVLAVNGLTAHPLPLRTNLPTGSEAAFEGYPHGGPFQAKPARVQGISQVEIPDIYGKNHVMGDVYQIAGDVQPGNSGGPLLSPDGQVAGVVFAKASASSGVGFAITMDGLKPVATRAPSLDVPVSPGQCTTK comes from the coding sequence GTGTTCGGGTTGACCGTACTGGACCTGGTTCTGCTGGTGACGCTCATCTCGTACGCCATCTACGGCTTCCGGAACGGTTTCCTGGTCACCGTCGGCGGGATCGTCGGCTTCGCGCTCGGCGCGGTGGCGGCGTTCTTCGCCATGCCGCTGGTCAGCTCGCTCGTGAGCGACGCGAAGTGGCGCCTGACCGCCGTGGTGGTGACCGCCGTCGTGCTCGTGGTCCTCGGCAACAGCCTGGGCGCCTCGGTGGGCCACCGGATCCGCTCGGCGCGTGCAGTCCGCTCCCTGCGGGGCCTGGACCGGCTCGCAGGGGCCGCGGCCAGCGTGGTCATGACGGCCTTGGTCATGTCCCTGCTCTCCTTCGGCCTCAACTCGATGGGTGTTCCGGTCATCTCCCAGCAGGTGGCGGGTTCGCGGGTCATCAGGTTCATCGACGGCGCCACCCCCGCCCCCGTGCAGGGCGCCATGGCCCAGCTGCGGTCGAGCCTCATGGGCGAGGGGATCCCCAAGATCATCGACAGCGCCGCGCCGCTCCTGACCGGACCCGCTCCGGTGGGCTCCGCGGACACGCCGGAACTGAAGAACGCCGCACAGTCGGTCCTCAAGATCACCGGCACGGCGTTCCAGTGCGGGCAGAACCAGACGGGCACCGGATTCGTCGTGTCCTCCGAGCGTGTCGTGACGAACGCCCACGTGGTGGCCGGTGTCAGCGAACCCGTGGTGGAGTCCCCGGACGGTTCCGCCCTGGCGGCCCGCGTGGTGTACTTCGATCCGCAGCGGGACCTCGCGGTGCTGGCGGTCAACGGCCTGACGGCTCACCCCCTGCCGCTGCGGACCAACCTGCCGACGGGCAGTGAAGCCGCCTTCGAGGGGTACCCGCACGGCGGGCCGTTCCAGGCGAAGCCCGCTCGCGTGCAGGGCATCTCCCAGGTGGAGATCCCGGACATCTACGGGAAGAACCACGTCATGGGTGACGTCTACCAGATCGCCGGAGACGTCCAGCCGGGCAACTCGGGCGGACCGCTGCTGAGCCCCGACGGTCAGGTGGCCGGTGTGGTCTTCGCGAAGGCCAGCGCCAGCAGCGGGGTCGGTTTCGCCATCACCATGGATGGACTCAAGCCTGTCGCGACGCGGGCCCCGAGCCTGGACGTTCCGGTGTCCCCGGGCCAGTGCACCACCAAGTAG
- a CDS encoding Crp/Fnr family transcriptional regulator, which translates to MDIEVLRRAPLFATLDDDAFRLLTDELSEVDLSRGASVFREGDQGDQLYFIVSGKVKLGRTSADGRESLLAILGPGELFGEMALFDPSPRTATATAVSETRLAGLKNESLNALLRTRPEVSAQLLQALARRLRRTNDSLSDLVFSDVPGRVAKALLDLADRFGRPATDGILVAHELTQEELAQLVGASRETVNKALAEFVQRGWLRLEARAVVILDMQRLRQRSR; encoded by the coding sequence ATGGACATCGAGGTACTGCGCCGGGCACCGCTTTTCGCCACATTGGATGACGACGCCTTCCGCCTGCTCACGGACGAGCTGAGCGAGGTGGACCTCTCCCGTGGTGCGTCCGTCTTCCGGGAAGGCGACCAGGGCGATCAGCTCTACTTCATCGTCTCCGGCAAGGTGAAGCTCGGCCGCACGTCCGCGGATGGCCGCGAATCCCTGCTGGCCATCCTCGGCCCGGGTGAGCTCTTCGGCGAGATGGCCCTGTTCGACCCGAGCCCCCGCACGGCGACCGCCACGGCCGTCTCCGAGACCCGCCTGGCCGGTCTGAAGAACGAGAGCCTCAACGCTCTCCTCCGCACGCGCCCCGAGGTCTCCGCCCAGCTGCTCCAGGCGCTGGCCCGCCGTCTGCGCCGCACCAATGACTCGCTGTCCGACCTGGTGTTCTCCGACGTCCCCGGCCGCGTGGCCAAGGCGCTGCTGGACCTGGCCGACCGCTTCGGCCGTCCCGCCACGGACGGCATCCTGGTGGCTCACGAGCTCACCCAGGAAGAGCTGGCCCAGCTGGTCGGCGCGTCCCGCGAGACCGTGAACAAGGCCCTGGCCGAGTTCGTGCAGCGCGGCTGGCTGCGCCTGGAGGCACGCGCCGTCGTGATCCTGGACATGCAGCGTCTCCGCCAGCGCTCCCGCTGA
- a CDS encoding NUDIX hydrolase, which produces MPQAAKRLFELPVQFENAARSWLEHGERTPAAPRYASSVVLIKDTPDGMSTWLAYRSGSSPLGVVSFPGGSVEEHDDDPMPWIGPSPAQWADALGIEDPALARRHVVAAIRELFEETGVLLAGPDAGSTVAVTNPQEWMAAREAVAAQDKTLADVLDRRGLSLRTDLLKPLVNWLSPDFAHRRFNTRYFAATLPLGQEPRLLGSKGVWGRWVCAPKLLSDRTGTSLGDEISQENTRGRTLGQLMVPGTEIILEKLGTAKGCVAYLSHKRKTHVYQPTLVEVDGDLKLEVVPPSPPATTALPVVPPSS; this is translated from the coding sequence GTGCCCCAAGCAGCAAAGCGGCTCTTCGAGCTGCCCGTCCAGTTCGAGAACGCCGCACGCAGCTGGCTCGAACACGGAGAGCGCACACCCGCGGCTCCCCGCTATGCCTCCAGCGTCGTCCTGATCAAGGACACGCCGGACGGCATGTCCACCTGGCTCGCGTACCGGAGCGGATCCTCGCCGCTCGGCGTGGTCTCCTTCCCGGGCGGCTCCGTCGAGGAGCACGACGACGACCCCATGCCCTGGATCGGCCCGTCACCGGCGCAGTGGGCTGACGCCCTCGGCATCGAGGACCCCGCGCTGGCCCGCCGTCACGTCGTGGCAGCGATCCGGGAACTGTTCGAGGAGACGGGTGTCCTGCTGGCCGGCCCCGACGCCGGGAGCACGGTCGCGGTGACCAACCCGCAGGAGTGGATGGCGGCGCGGGAAGCCGTGGCCGCACAGGACAAGACCCTGGCGGACGTCCTGGACCGTCGCGGGCTCTCGCTCCGCACGGACCTCCTGAAGCCGCTGGTCAACTGGCTCAGCCCCGACTTCGCCCACCGGCGGTTCAACACCCGCTACTTCGCGGCGACGCTTCCGCTGGGTCAGGAGCCCCGACTGCTAGGGAGCAAGGGCGTCTGGGGCCGCTGGGTCTGCGCCCCCAAGCTCCTGAGCGACCGCACGGGGACCTCGCTGGGTGATGAGATCAGCCAGGAGAACACCCGGGGCAGGACGCTGGGGCAGCTCATGGTGCCCGGCACGGAGATCATCCTCGAGAAGCTCGGCACGGCCAAGGGCTGCGTCGCGTACCTGAGTCACAAGCGCAAGACGCACGTCTACCAGCCCACGCTCGTGGAGGTGGACGGCGATCTCAAGCTCGAGGTCGTGCCGCCCAGCCCGCCGGCGACGACCGCGCTTCCCGTGGTCCCGCCGTCGTCCTGA
- a CDS encoding RidA family protein, which yields MSSHVNAENSAIEARLAELGLSLPEVAAPVAAYVPAMVSGAHVYTAGQLPFIEGKLPATGKVSADGAEGTVTPERAKELAATSIINALAAVKSVIGNLDRVTRIVKVVGFVASTPDFTGQPGVINGASELLGEIFGEKGQHARSAVGVAVLPLDAPVEVELIAEFA from the coding sequence ATGTCGTCCCACGTCAATGCTGAGAACAGCGCGATCGAGGCCCGCTTGGCGGAGCTCGGACTGAGCCTCCCGGAGGTCGCCGCGCCGGTGGCGGCCTACGTGCCGGCCATGGTCAGCGGCGCCCACGTCTACACCGCAGGTCAGCTCCCCTTTATTGAAGGCAAACTCCCAGCGACCGGAAAGGTCTCCGCGGATGGCGCCGAGGGCACCGTGACCCCCGAGCGCGCCAAGGAACTCGCGGCCACGAGCATCATCAACGCGCTGGCGGCCGTCAAGAGCGTCATCGGCAACCTGGACCGGGTCACCCGGATCGTGAAGGTCGTCGGTTTCGTGGCGTCCACCCCCGATTTCACCGGCCAGCCCGGCGTCATCAACGGCGCGTCCGAGCTCCTGGGCGAGATCTTCGGTGAGAAGGGGCAGCACGCCCGTTCCGCCGTCGGCGTCGCGGTCCTCCCGCTGGACGCCCCCGTCGAGGTCGAACTCATCGCCGAGTTCGCCTGA
- a CDS encoding DUF4177 domain-containing protein: MSKWEYATVPLIIHATKQILDTWGDDGWELVQVVPGPDGNGLVAYLKREKA, from the coding sequence ATGAGCAAATGGGAGTACGCGACCGTACCACTGATCATCCACGCCACGAAGCAGATCCTGGACACCTGGGGCGACGATGGCTGGGAACTCGTCCAGGTGGTCCCCGGACCCGACGGCAACGGCCTGGTCGCCTATCTGAAGAGGGAGAAGGCCTGA